In Mercurialis annua linkage group LG6, ddMerAnnu1.2, whole genome shotgun sequence, the following are encoded in one genomic region:
- the LOC126688244 gene encoding synaptotagmin-5, with protein sequence MGGEGRRKRRGRVSFSVEEAVEFLNNLYAEKPVLPFLVPLVLVFWCVERWLFPLSNWVPLVLAVWATVQYYSNQRQILVEDLNNKWKRVVLSTSPVTPLEHCEWLNKLLLEVWQNYIHPKLSIKFSSMVEKRLKQLKSKLIERVELLEFSLGSSPPCFGLHGTHWSTSGDQRFMRIGFDWDTSDISIMLLAKLAKPMGTARIVVNSLHVKGDLILMPVLDGRAVLYSFVSTPEVRIGVAFGSGGSQSLPATELPGVSSWLVKILTDTLVKTMVEPRRRCYSLPARDLRKKAVGGVIHVTVVSASKLSRSSFRGSPSRRQQNYCSIGEENFDNKDLQTFVEVELEKLMRRTDVKPGSSPRWNSTFNMALHEETGILRFNLYNCTPNSVKFDYLASCEIKVKYVLDDSTTFWAIGPNSGVIAERADICGEEVEMIVPFEGVNSGELTVKLVLKEWQFSDGSHSFNKFPVSSRQSINGLSSLVSRTGRKINIAVVEGKDLATKEKTGKCDPYIKLQYGKVIQRTRTATASNPIWNQRFEFDEIEGGECLMIKCYSEEKFGDDSMGSARVNLEGLVEGSIRDVWVPLEKVSSGELRLQIEAMRVDDYDGSRGSTIGSNNGWIELVLIEAKDLIAADLRGTSDPYVRVQYGNLKKRTKVMYKTLNPQWHQTLEFPDDGSPLMLHVKDHNALMPTFSIGDCVVEYQRLPPNQMSEKWIPLQGVRRGEIHIQITRKIPEMQKRHSLDSEPSLTKSHRFSSQMKQMMIKFNSLIEDDDVEGLSIAVSEMESLEEMQEEYMVQMETEQMLLLEKIKELGQEILGSSSSISRRSSGLR encoded by the exons ATGGGTggagaaggaagaagaaaaagaagagggAGAGTTAGTTTTAGTGTGGAAGAAGCTGTTGAGTTCTTGAATAATTTGTATGCAGAGAAGCCTGTTTTGCCCTTTTTGGTGCCTTTAGTTTTGGTATTTTGGTGTGTTGAGAGATGGCTTTTCCCTCTTTCCAATTGGGTCCCTCTTGTTCTTGCTGTTTGGGCCACTGTTCAG TATTATAGTAATCAACGTCAAATACTTGTCGAAGACCTGAATAATAAGTGGAAGCGAGTTGTATTGAGCACCTCG CCAGTAACACCATTGGAACATTGTGAATGGCTGAACAAGCTGTTGTTGGAAGTTTGGCAAAACTACATACACCCAAAACTTTCAATAAAGTTTTCATCCATGGTTGAG AAACGTTTAAAGCAGCTTAAGTCAAAGCTTATA GAAAGAGTTGAACTACTAGAGTTTTCACTAGGTTCAAGCCCTCCTTGCTTTGGTCTTCATGGCACTCACTGGTCAACTTCAGGAGATCAG CGGTTTATGCGTATTGGTTTTGATTGGGATACCAGTGACATAAGCATTATGTTGCTGGCTAAGCTGGCCAAGCCGATGGGAACTGCTCGAATTGTTGTTAACAGCCTGCACGTAAAGGGCGAT CTTATTTTGATGCCTGTTTTAGATGGAAGAGCAGTTTTATACTCGTTTGTATCAACTCCAGAAGTAAGAATTGGAGTTGCTTTTGGAAGTGGCGGAAGCCAGTCGCTACCTGCCACAGAGCTACCCGGTGTTTCTTCTTGGCTG GTCAAAATTCTTACTGACACCTTAGTTAAGACAATGGTTGAGCCTCGCCGCCGTTGTTACTCTTTACCAGCAAGAGATTTGAGAAAAAAGGCTGTCGGTGGTGTTATTCATGTCACTGTTGTTTCTGCTAGTAAGCTTTCGAGGAGTTCCTTCAGAGGAAGCCCTTCAAGAAGGCAGCAAAATTACTGTTCAATTGGAGAAGAGAATTTTGATAATAAGGATCTGCAAACTTTTGTGGAGGTTGAGCTTGAAAAATTAATGAGAAGAACAGATGTCAAACCTGGATCAAGTCCAAGATGGAATTCCACATTTAACATGGCTTTACATGAAGAGACTGGAATTCTCCGATTTAATCTTTACAACTGTACTCCAAACAGTGTGAAGTTTGACTATTTGGCAAGTTGCGAGATCAAG GTAAAGTATGTTCTAGATGATTCGACTACGTTTTGGGCAATAGGACCCAACTCGGGGGTGATTGCTGAACGTGCTGATATTTGTGGAGAAGAAGTGGAAATGATTGTTCCATTTGAGGGTGTCAACTCAGGGGAG TTGACAGTCAAGCTTGTGCTGAAAGAATGGCAATTCTCTGATGGCTCACATAGCTTCAACAAGTTCCCTGTTAGCTCTCGGCAGTCGATTAATGGATTATCAAGTCTTGTTTCGAGAACAGGAAGAAAAATTAACATAGCTGTCGTGGAGGGGAAAGATCTTGCAACAAAAGAAAAAACTGGAAAATGTGACCCATATATTAAACTGCAGTATGGAAAG GTTATTCAGAGAACAAGGACTGCAACTGCCTCGAATCCCATATGGAATCAAAGATTTGAATTTGATGAGATCGAAGGCGGTGAATGCCTTATGATCAAATGTTATAGTGAAGAAAAGTTTGGAGATGACAGCATGGGTAGCGCACGAGTAAATTTGGAAGGATTGGTTGAGGGTTCAATAAGGGATGTGTGGGTTCCTCTTGAAAAAGTGAGCTCTGGAGAATTGAGGCTTCAAATAGAAGCAATGAGAGTTGATGATTATGATGGCTCAAGG GGTTCCACTATAGGCTCAAACAATGGCTGGATCGAACTTGTTCTTATTGAAGCAAAAGACCTTATTGCTGCTGATCTAAGAGGGACAAGTGATCCGTACGTCAGGGTGCAATACGGAAACTTGAAGAAGAGGACAAAG GTTATGTACAAAACACTCAATCCTCAGTGGCATCAGACCCTAGAGTTCCCTGATGATGGTAGTCCTTTGATGTTACATGTGAAAGACCACAATGCTTTGATGCCCACATTCAGTATAGGGGACTGTGTCGTAGAATATCAGAGATTGCCGCCGAATCAGATGTCTGAGAAGTGGATACCACTCCAGGGAGTGAGAAGGGGAGAGATCCACATTCAAATTACTAGGAAAATTCCAGAAATGCAGAAACGGCATAGTTTGGATTCGGAACCATCTTTAACTAAATCGCATCGCTTTTCTAGTCAG ATGAAACAGATGATGATAAAATTCAATTCGCTGATAGAGGATGACGATGTGGAAGGACTATCGATAGCAGTGAGTGAGATGGAAAGCCTAGAGGAAATGCAGGAAGAATACATGGTACAGATGGAGACAGAGCAAATGCTTCTACTGGAGAAAATAAAGGAGCTTGGTCAAGAAATTCTTGGCTCATCTTCTTCTATTAGCAGAAGATCTTCAGGACTTAGATGA
- the LOC126688243 gene encoding CRM-domain containing factor CFM3, chloroplastic/mitochondrial, with protein sequence MAITSTTAKLTELPLRNSLPLFSSKTPKPSFQSLNKFFCSSSQLRTNQNPKSNNPTSPWLSKWTPDSPTKNPPKPAQSNAPPDKKIQSFTKGQNAIERIVLRLRNLGLGSDDEDGLEPEKESELEGGGELVAVTGEERLADLLKREWVRPDTIFINGGEEEEESSELALPWARKVNDVEEVVDRENVRRRVVKAPSLAELTIEDEELRRLRRNGMHLRERVSVAKAGLTNEIVGKIHEKWRKNELVRLKFHEILAHDMKTAHEITERRTGGLVIWKAGSVMVVYRGSNYEGPQSKSQPVDQEVDTPFVPDVSSAGSEKMSSDDDAPSTTERNVSLMRRIDRNADMTEEEVEFNKLLDGLGPRFEEWWGTGILPVDADLLPPKIPGYKTPFRLLPTGMRSSLTNAEMTNLRKLAKKLPCHFSLGRNRNHQGLASAILKLWEKSLVAKIAVKRGIQNTNNKLMADELKMLTGGVVLLRNKYYIVIYRGKDFLPTSVAAVLAERQELTKQIQDVEEKVRIRGVETVSSGEEEGKPLAGTLAEFYQAQARWGKDVSAEEREKMIEDDSRAKRARMVKKIEHKLAVAQAKKLKAERLLAKIEVSMIPSGPDYDQETVTDEEKAMFRRVGLRMKAYLPLGIRGVFDGVIENMHLHWKHRELVKLISKQKTLAFVEDTARLLEFESGGILVAIERVPKGFAIIYYRGKNYQRPINLRPKNLLTKAKALKRSVAMQRHEALSQHISELEGTIEQMKAELGFSPEDDESNRTSDEHGQSNDVSEFIQSQNGGSFSMNLESEDESDEEEEDDDVDDDDDDEDDDDDDDHYDHKNEIDNEVDWEANEDFESSDLQNETSANKYG encoded by the exons ATGGCAATCACTTCAACAACTGCAAAACTAACAGAATTACCATTAAGAAACTCACTCCCACTCTTCTCCTCCAAAACCCCAAAACCTTCATTTCAATCCCTCAACAAATTCTTCTGTTCATCTTCACAACTTAGAACCAACCAAAACCCTAAATCCAATAACCCCACTTCCCCATGGCTCTCCAAATGGACCCCTGATAGCCCCACTAAAAACCCACCAAAACCCGCTCAATCCAACGCCCCACCTGACAAAAAGATTCAATCTTTTACCAAGGGTCAGAATGCCATTGAGAGAATTGTGCTCAGGTTGAGGAATTTAGGATTAGGATCAGACGATGAGGATGGTTTAGAACCCGAAAAGGAGAGTGAATTGGAGGGTGGTGGGGAGTTGGTTGCTGTGACAGGAGAGGAGAGATTGGCTGATTTGTTGAAGAGAGAGTGGGTTCGGCCCGATACGATCTTTATCAATGGGggagaggaggaggaggagagtAGCGAATTGGCGTTGCCGTGGGCGAGGAAGGTGAATGATGTGGAGGAGGTGGTTGATAGGGAGAATGTGAGGAGGAGAGTTGTTAAAGCTCCGTCGTTGGCGGAGTTGACCATTGAGGATGAGGAGTTGAGGAGGTTGAGGAGAAACGGAATGCATTTGAGAGAGAGAGTTAGTGTGGCGAAAGCTGGACTTACTAATGAAATTGTGGGGAAAATTCATGAGAAATGGAGGAAAAATGAGTTGGTTAGGTTGAAGTTTCATGAGATTTTAGCTCATGATATGAAAACCGCTCATGAAATCACTGAG CGTCGTACTGGAGGATTAGTTATATGGAAGGCAGGAAGTGTTATGGTTGTATATCGTGGAAGTAACTATGAAGGGCCTCAATCTAAATCCCAACCGGTTGATCAAGAAGTTGATACACCTTTTGTTCCAGATGTTTCTTCTGCTGGCAGTGAAAAGATGAGTAGTGATGATGATGCACCTTCGACTACAGAAAGGAACGTATCACTTATGAGAAGAATTGATAGAAATGCGGATATGACAGAAGAGGAGGTTGAATTTAACAAGTTATTAGATGGTCTAGGCCCTCGGTTTGAAGAGTGGTGGGGCACAGGAATACTTCCTGTGGATGCTGACTTGCTTCCTCCAAAAATTCCTGGTTATAAAACACCTTTTAGGCTTCTTCCTACTGGAATGAGATCGAGTCTTACAAATGCAGAGATGACTAATTTGAGAAAACTTGCTAAGAAACTTCCTTGCCACTTTTCACTCG gGAGAAACAGAAACCATCAAGGATTGGCATCTGCGATACTCAAGCTTTGGGAGAAAAGCTTAGTGGCGAAGATTGCTGTGAAGCGAGGCATCCAGAATACAAATAATAAACTAATGGCTGATGAGTTAAAG ATGTTAACAGGAGGCGTTGTATTGCTCAGAAACAAGTATTACATTGTCATCTACCGTGGGAAGGATTTTTTGCCAACGAGTGTAGCTGCTGTTTTAGCAGAGAGACAAGAACTAACAAAACAGATTCAGGATGTTGAAGAGAAAGTGCGGATCAGAGGAGTGGAAACAGTTTCATCTGGAGAAGAGGAAGGCAAGCCCCTGGCTGGTACCTTAGCAGAGTTTTATCAGGCTCAAGCTCGGTGGGGAAAGGATGTTTCTGCTGAAGAGCGTGAAAAGATGATTGAAGATGATTCCAGAGCAAAAAGGGCCAGaatggttaaaaaaattgaacataaaTTAGCTGTT GCTCAAGCCAAAAAGCTTAAAGCAGAAAGACTGTTAGCAAAGATTGAAGTCTCTATGATTCCTTCTGGTCCTGATTATGATCAAGAAACAGTTACTGATGAGGAAAAGGCAATGTTCCGTAGAGTTGGCTTAAGAATGAAGGCATATCTGCCACTTG GTATTCGTGGCGTTTTTGATGGTGTCATTGAGAATATGCATTTGCACTGGAAGCATAGAGAACTTGTGAAGCtaatatcaaaacaaaaaactcTTGCATTCGTTGAAGATACAGCTAGGTTGTTGGAATTTGAGAGTGGAGGGATACTTGTGGCAATAGAAAGAGTACCCAAAGGATTCGCTATTATTTATTATCGTGGAAAGAATTATCAACGGCCCATTAATTTGAGGCCAAAAAATCTTCTGACAAAGGCAAAAGCACTGAAGCGTTCTGTAGCCATGCAACGACATGAG GCTCTTAGTCAGCACATATCCGAATTGGAAGGAACCATTGAGCAAATGAAGGCAGAACTT GGTTTTTCTCCAGAAGATGATGAGAGTAATCGGACCTCAGATGAACATGGCCAATCTAATGATGTTTCTGAATTTATCCAA AGCCAGAATGGGGGTTCTTTTTCTATGAATTTGGAGAGCGAGGATGAATCTGATgaggaggaagaagatgatgatgttgacgatgacgacgatgatgaagatgatgatgacgACGATGATCATTATGATCATAAAAATGAGATTGACAATGAAGTTGATTGGGAAGCCAATGAAGACTTTGAATCTTCAGACCTTCAAAATGAGACATCTGCAAACAAATATGGTTGA
- the LOC126653707 gene encoding cleavage stimulating factor 64: protein MAGKAMVGDGLTENLAGMTKNQLYDIMSQMKTLIEQNKLQAKEILIQNPRLTKALFQAQIMLGMLQPPQVIPSIQPAASQQSSQLSHQSNIQAARTQALQEQTVVSQNQPPFRKQHQNQPSIPISSASVAPINLQSQPMPSHPLQTPQQPKGHMNSQGTQMPGPQSSQLPNLPPPPLPSASQPPPHHQPQLPTVSTQLQQPLNTSGFPHASLQPPLPSQPRMPSAPNFHHQYGMQMGPNVGFQHPGAPQHPSAPQHPSQSMYHSVNKPQGNMGGPSFPQGQLPFPIQLQGQLYQAGGSHPGVDYNNQGGSLMQVDRGSSWMSNPPESSAMAQLPGAPQLIPGHMGIGNQPNRAAPLTPDMEKALLQQVMSLTPEQIHLLPPEQRNQVLQLQQMLRQ from the exons ATGGCGGGAAAGGCAATGGTCGGCGATGGGTTAACGGAGAATCTCGCCGGAATGACCAAGAATCAGCTTTACGACATTATGTCACAAATGAAG ACATTAATCGAACAGAACAAACTGCAAGCTAAAGAAATTCTCATTCAAAATCCTCGCTTGACTAAAGCCCTTTTCCAG GCACAAATTATGCTTGGAATGTTACAGCCTCCACAAGTG ATTCCAAGTATCCAGCCTGCCGCATCTCAGCAATCATCACAATTATCTCACCAATCAAACATTCAGGCTGCACGTACACAAGCTTTACAGGAACAAACAGTTGTGTCGCAAAACCAACCTCCATTTAGAAAGCAACATCAGAATCAACCTTCAATACCTATTTCTTCTGCTTCTGTTGCTCCTATAAATTTGCAGTCTCAGCCTATGCCTTCCCACCCTCTACAAACACCACAGCAGCCCAAGGGTCATATGAATTCTCAAGGAACACAAATGCCTGGTCCACAATCCTCTCAGCTTCCAAACTTACCTCCACCTCCTCTTCCTTCTGCTTCACAACCCCCACCACATCATCAACCCCAATTACCGACTGTCTCTACTCAGTTGCAGCAACCTTTAAACACAAGTGGATTTCCTCATGCGTCACTGCAGCCACCATTGCCATCACAACCTAGAATGCCTTCTGCACCAAACTTTCATCATCAGTATGGAATGCAAATGGGGCCGAATGTGGGATTCCAACATCCCGGTGCTCCTCAACATCCTAGTGCTCCTCAACATCCCTCACAGTCCATGTATCAC TCTGTTAACAAGCCTCAAGGTAACATGGGGGGGCCTTCTTTTCCACAGGGACAGCTGCCTTTCCCAATTCAGTTACAGGGACAGCTGTATCAG GCGGGAGGTTCACACCCAGGGGTAGATTACAATAATCAAGGTGGAAGTTTGATGCAAGTTGACAGAGGATCTTCTTGGATGTCTAATCCACCAGAGAGCTCAGCAATGGCTCAGCTTCCAGGAGCACCACAATTGATTCCTGGTCATATGGGCATTGGCAACCAGCCCAATCGTGCTGCACCT TTGACTCCTGATATGGAGAAAGCTCTGCTTCAACAGGTCATGAGCCTCACACCCGAACAGATTCATCTGTTACCTCCTGAGCAAAGAAATCAAGTGCTTCAGCTGCAGCAAATGCTTCGCCAATGA
- the LOC126686282 gene encoding NAC domain-containing protein 100, with protein sequence MEENLPPGFRFHPTDEELITYYLTTKVSNISFTSKAIVDVDLNKSEPWDLPGKASMGEKEWYFFSLRDRKYPTGLRTNRATEAGYWKTTGKDKEIFRGGVLVGMKKTLVFYKGRAPKGEKSNWVMHEYRLENKHLFKPTKEEWVVCRIFQKSSPAAKKPQQTSSSQQSLGSPCDTNSIANNEFGDINIELPNLNSIVNSSYNNGFNTISAQSYNNNINMNTNLNMNSLILKALQLRSYQQRAANEYSFLAQGVIPNYQLIGSNITDLTSNFQASSSSSKVLDSVPEQQQQEQPFNLDSIW encoded by the exons ATGGAAGAAAATCTTCCTCCGGGATTCAGATTTCACCCGACAGATGAAGAGCTTATTACGTATTATCTAACAACAAAGGTTTCTAATATCAGTTTTACTTCGAAGGCTATTGTAGATGTTGATCTTAACAAGTCTGAACCTTGGGATCTCCCTG GAAAAGCTTCAATGGGAGAGAAAGAATGGTATTTCTTTAGCTTGAGAGACAGAAAATATCCGACGGGACTTCGAACGAATAGAGCCACAGAAGCTGGCTACTGGAAAACCACGGGGAAGGACAAGGAAATATTTCGAGGAGGAGTGCTCGTCGGAATGAAGAAAACCCTAGTTTTTTACAAGGGTAGAGCTCCCAAGGGTGAAAAAAGTAATTGGGTTATGCATGAATATAGACTAGAAAATAAGCATCTTTTCAAGCCTACTAAg GAGGAATGGGTAGTATGCAGAATATTTCAAAAGAGCTCACCAGCAGCCAAAAAACCACAGCAAACATCATCTTCACAGCAATCATTAGGATCTCCATGTGATACCAATTCAATTGCAAATAATGAGTTTGGAGATATTAATATTGAGTTACCAAACCTAAATAGCATTGTGAATTCATCATACAATAATGGCTTCAATACCATCTCAGCCCAATCAtacaacaataatataaatatgaacACAAATTTGAATATGAATTCCTTGATTCTCAAGGCACTACAGCTGAGAAGCTATCAACAAAGGGCAGCTAATGAATACTCATTTCTTGCACAAGGGGTTATCCCTAATTATCAGTTAATTGGAAGTAATATTACTGATTTAACTTCTAATTTTCaagcttcttcttcttcttcgaaGGTTTTAGATTCGGTGCCTGAGCAGCAACAGCAGGAGCAACCATTCAATTTGGACTCCATTTGGTAA